The Anaeromyxobacter sp. Fw109-5 genomic interval GTCGTCTACGGCGATCCGCTCGCGCCCGGCGAGTGCTTCACCTTCCCGTGGGACATGTTCGTCCCTCGCGACCTCACGCTCGTGGGTGGGACGTACCACGTCGGCGCCTTCATCGACCTCGGCGAAGAGGTGCAGGAGGCCGACGAGTCCGACAACGCGCTCGCGGGCAACCCGGTCACGTTCGCAGGCCCGGACCTCGCGATGACCTCCGTGTCGGCGCCCGGGACCGTCGGTCTCTACGATGCTTTCACGGTGGACGCCTCCGTGACCAACACGGGGATCGGCGCGAGCCCCCTGTTCGCGGTCGGCTACTACCTCTCGGCGGACGACGTGATCACGCGGGCGGACGCCCGGATCACCGAGTACACGACCGCGCTCAGCGGCGGCGCATCGGCCTCCACGTCCCTGTCGCTGACCATCCCGTACGGCCTGCCGCCGGGGACCTACCGACTCGGGGCGATCGCGGACGCGTGGGAGGGCATCGCCGAGCCGGACGAGCTCGACAACGTCCTCCTCGGGAACCTCGTGACGGTCGTCGCCGGCGCTGATCTCGCGGTGAGCGCGGTCTCGAGCCCGCCGAGCGCCGCGGTCGGCGGGACGCTCGCGGTGACGAACACGGTGGCGGCGGCGCCGAGCGGCTACGCGTCGGGCGCGACCTCGGTCAGCCTCTACCTGTCCACGGATCCGATCATCACCCCGTCGGACGTCCCGCTCTCGAGCCGCACCGTCCCGAGCCTCGCCTCGGGCGCGTCCAGCACCGCACTGACCGTGGTGACGATCCCGGCCGTCGCCAGCGGGACGTATTACGTCGGGGCCATCGTGGACGTCAGCGGCCAGGTCGTCGAGACGGACGAGGCCAACAACGCCCTCGCCGGCAACGCCGTCACCATCGGCGGCCTGAACCTCGCCATGTCCTCGGTGAACGGGCCGACCGCCGGGATCGTCGGAGGGGCGATCGTGATCGACGAGTCCGTCACCGCGACCGGCGCGGGGGCCGCGACGACGGGGTTCAACGTCGGGATCTTCCTCTCCACGGACGCCGTCATCACCCCGTCGGACACCCTGCTCGCCTACCGCTGGGTGCCCGGGCTCGCGCCCGGCCAGTCGAGCCCCTCCTCGACCACGACGACGATCCCCCTGGGCCTGCCACCCGGCACGTACTTCGTGGGCGCCATCGCGGACGACTTCCCCGTGGCCGCTTACGAGGAGGCGACCGACAGCTACTACACCGTCCAGGATCTCGTGCCGGAGGCGGACGCGAGCGACAACGCGCTCGCCGGGAACACGATCGTCGTGACCGGGCCCGATCTCAGCATCACGGCGCTGACCGTCCCCTCGACGGCCATCGCCGGCTCCTCCGTCACCGTCCAGAACACGGTGGCGGCCACCGGCGCTCACGCGGGAGGGTTCTCGGTGTCGTTCTACCTCTCGACGGACCCCGTCATCACCACCGCCGACACGTACGTGGGGGGCCGATGGGTGGCCAGCCTCGCGCCGGGCGCCGCCACCGCTGCGAGCACGGTCGCCTACCTCCCGCTGGAGCTCCCCGCGGGACCCTACTACTTCGGCGCGCTGGTCGATCCCGCCGGCCAGGTGCCGGAGAGCGACGAGACGAACAACGCGCGCGGAGCGGGCGTCGTGACCGTGTCCGCGCCTCGCCGCCCACCGCCGGGTGAATAGCGCGTCGCCGGATCGACACCTGCCGCGTCGGGGATCGAGCAGCACCGGTCCCCGGCGCGGCGGTCCGCCCGAGCAGGAGCGGCCGGGCGATCACCGCTCCGTGCCAGGTCCCCGCCGCACCGCCCGCTCGTGGGCCAGCAGCCACCGCTTGCGCTCCATGCCGCCGGCGTACCCGGTGAGCGTCCCGTCCGCGCCGATGACGCGGTGGCAAGGGACCACGATGCCGATGGGATTCCGCCCGTTCGCGGCGCCCACGGCCCGCGACGCGGAGGGGCGGCCCAGCCGTGCCGCGATCTCGCCGTACGTCCGCGTCTCGCCGAAAGGGATCTCGCAGAGCGCTCTCCACACCTCGAGCTGGAAGGGCGTTCCGCGCGGGCGCAGCGGCAGCGAGAACGTGGTGCGCTCGCCCGCGAACCACTCCGCGAGCTCGCACCGAACCCGCTCCAGCAGCGGGTCGCCGCGCCCGCCGGGGGGATCGAGCCGCGGCTCTCCGGCGCGGTCCTCCATGGTGACTCCGACCAGCGCCTCCCCGTCCGACAGCAGGCGCAGCGCGCCGACGGGGCTCTCCATCCACGCTTCACGCAACGTCATGCTCCTCCTCCTCTCGCCGCCCGGGACCACAGGTGCATCACCGCGTACGAGCGCCACGGGCGCCACGCCTCGGCGCGCGCCTCGGCCTCGAGCGCCGACGACGCGCCCAGCGCGCGCAGCACGCCGAGGTCCGAGGCCGGAAACGCGTCCGGCTCGCCGAGCGCGCGCATGGCGACGACCTCCGCGGTCCACGGGCCCACGCCCGACAGCTCGAGGAGGCCGGCCCGCACGGCCTCGCCGTCGCCGCCCCGGTGGAGCGCGAGCCCGCCCCCGGCCACGGCGCGCGCCAGCTCCAGGATCGTCCGGGCGCGCGCGCCCGGCATGCCGACGCGCGCGATCGCATCGACGCCGGCCGCCGCGATCGCCTCCGCGGATGGAGCCAGCCGGTCCAGCCCGGGGAACGGCGTCGCCACGGGCTCCCCCAGCGCCGCGGCCAGCCGGCCGCTCACGGTGGTCGCCGCCGCGACGCTGACCTGCTGGCCGACGATCACGCGCACCGCCGCGTCGAGGCCGTCGAACGCCCCGGGGACCCGCAGCCCCGGGTGGCGCCGGAGCGCGCGCGCGAGCAGCGGATCGCGCCGCAGCCGGGACGCCACCGCGTCGGGGCGCGCGTCGAGGTCGAGCTGGGCGCGCAGGCGCGCCGCGAGCGGCATGAGCGCTCCCGCGAGCGAGAGCGACGCCTCGGCGCGCAGCGCGGTCGGCCGGGCCGGATCGCGCGTGACCGACACCCAGCCGGTCCGGCCGCCGAGGCGCACCGTGCGGCGATACGCGCCGCCTTCGACCTGCTCCACGCCCGCCGTGCACCGCGCGGCGAGGAAGGCGAGCAGCGCCTCCCAGTCGAGCGGGGGGCGGAAGTCCAGGCGGAGGACGAGCGAGGCCGGCGCGGCGCCGTCGCCGTGGGCGCGCCGGAGCGCCGAGGGCGGACGGCCGAAGCGCTGCTGGAAGAGCGCGTTGAACCGGCGCAGGCTCGAGAAGCCGGCCGCGAACGCCACCTCCGCCATCGGGAGCGCGGTGTCGTGGAGCAGCTGCTTCGCGAGCGCCATGCGGCGCGACTGCGCGAGCTCGACCGGCGTGACGCCCAGCTCGGCGGCCATCGCGCGGCGCAGGTGCCGCGGCGTGACGCCCAGCCCCGCCGCCAGCGCGTCCACCGAGCCCTCGTTGAGGAACCCCTCCTGGATCCGCGCCGCGGCCGCGGACACGAGGCGCGGGATCGCGTCCACCGGTCCGCCGCCGGGCGCGAGCTCGGGACGGCAGCGGAAGCAGGCGCGAAACCCCTCCCGCTCCGCCTCCGCCGCCCGCGCGAAGAACACGCAGCGCTCGCGGCGCGGCGTGCGGGCCGGGCAGATGGGCCGGCAGTAGATGCCGGTGGTCCGCACGCCCACGAAGAAGCGGCCGTCGAAGCGGGGATCGCGCGCCGCCAGCGCGCCGAAGCAGGTGTCTGCGTCGAGGGTCACGGCCCCTGTCTATCGCCTGCCGGGGACGGCGTCTGGCCGTTTTCGGACCCGGCCGCAAGGAAGGCTCAGGCTTCAGGGTTTCAGGCCACGGGAGAGGCTCCCGGGCCCGCCGTCGAGGAACCCGAAGCCTGGAGCCAGTAGCCGCTCTCGAGGTGCTGCTTCCGGGCCTGGGCTCGCGCGGACGACCCAAGCCGGCCGCTCGTCTCCACGGGACGGCGGTCGAGAATGCGAGAACGCCATGCACGAAGACCCCATCACCCGCTGTCAGGAGCGCCTCGGCGCCCTCGCCTCCGGGGCGCTCGCCCGCGCGCGCGGGGAGGACGACCTCGCGGAGCTGCTCGCCGCCGCGTGGGCGATCGTCGAGGAGGAGCTCGCCGCGGGTCGCCCGGCCGGAAGCCCCGCGCCCGCGTGCGGCCCGGGGTGCGCGACGTGCTGCACCCTCAACGTCGGGACGCTCGCGCTCGAGGGGGCCGTCGCGGCGCGCCACCTTCGCCGGAGCGTCCCGGCGGCCGAGCTCCCCGCGCTCGTCGCGAACCTCCAGGCGTTCCACGATCGCGTGCGGTGGCTCGAGGACCGGGAGCGGATCGCCGCGCGGCTCGCGTGCCCGTTCACGGACGCGTCCGGCCGCTGCGTCATCCACCCGGTGAGGCCGCTCGCGTGCCGGAGCGTCAGCTCGCTCGATCCGGCCGAGTGCCGCCGCGCGCTCGACGAGCGCGAGGACGACGACGCGGGCCTGGTGCGGATGGACTGGCTGCAGCGAGCGCTGCACGACGTCGCGCGCGCGACGCTCGCCGAGGCGCTCGCCGCGCGAGGCCTGGACGCCCGCTGCCGCGACGTGTCGGGGATGACGGCGGCGTTCCTC includes:
- a CDS encoding methylated-DNA--[protein]-cysteine S-methyltransferase: MTLREAWMESPVGALRLLSDGEALVGVTMEDRAGEPRLDPPGGRGDPLLERVRCELAEWFAGERTTFSLPLRPRGTPFQLEVWRALCEIPFGETRTYGEIAARLGRPSASRAVGAANGRNPIGIVVPCHRVIGADGTLTGYAGGMERKRWLLAHERAVRRGPGTER
- a CDS encoding DNA-3-methyladenine glycosylase 2, which produces MTLDADTCFGALAARDPRFDGRFFVGVRTTGIYCRPICPARTPRRERCVFFARAAEAEREGFRACFRCRPELAPGGGPVDAIPRLVSAAAARIQEGFLNEGSVDALAAGLGVTPRHLRRAMAAELGVTPVELAQSRRMALAKQLLHDTALPMAEVAFAAGFSSLRRFNALFQQRFGRPPSALRRAHGDGAAPASLVLRLDFRPPLDWEALLAFLAARCTAGVEQVEGGAYRRTVRLGGRTGWVSVTRDPARPTALRAEASLSLAGALMPLAARLRAQLDLDARPDAVASRLRRDPLLARALRRHPGLRVPGAFDGLDAAVRVIVGQQVSVAAATTVSGRLAAALGEPVATPFPGLDRLAPSAEAIAAAGVDAIARVGMPGARARTILELARAVAGGGLALHRGGDGEAVRAGLLELSGVGPWTAEVVAMRALGEPDAFPASDLGVLRALGASSALEAEARAEAWRPWRSYAVMHLWSRAARGGGA
- a CDS encoding YkgJ family cysteine cluster protein, producing MHEDPITRCQERLGALASGALARARGEDDLAELLAAAWAIVEEELAAGRPAGSPAPACGPGCATCCTLNVGTLALEGAVAARHLRRSVPAAELPALVANLQAFHDRVRWLEDRERIAARLACPFTDASGRCVIHPVRPLACRSVSSLDPAECRRALDEREDDDAGLVRMDWLQRALHDVARATLAEALAARGLDARCRDVSGMTAAFLADPASVEGFLGGARTIVD